CGTTCGGGCCTGGCCGTCGCCGTCTTCCTCGTGCCGCCGCTGCTGCTGTACGGCGCCGCCGTGCTGCTGCCCATCGTGCAGTCGCTTGTGCTGAGCCTGTTCGAGTGGGACGGCATCACCGACCTCGAGTTCGTCGGGCTCGACAACTACGTCAAGATGTTCACCCGCGACGACGTCTTCTGGACCGCGTTCGGCAACGCCCTCGGCTACCTCGCGATCTGCCTCGTGCTGCAGCTCGGCGGCGCTCTCGCGGTGGCGGGGCTGCTCACCGCCCTCCCCCGGGCGCGCGAGCTGGTGAAGACCCTCTACCTGCTGCCGGCCGTCATCTCCACCGTGGCGATCGCCTTCCTGTTCCTGCGGGTCTACTCGCTCGAGCCGGTGGGTCTCGTCAACCAGCTGCTGGCGTGGGTGGGCCTGGAGGGTCTGCAGACGGCGTGGCTGTCGAACGTGCAGACGGTGCTCGCCGCGGTGTCGATCCCCGAGGGATGGCGTTTCACCGGCCTCTACATGCTCATCATCTACGCGGCCCTCATCGCGGTGCCGAAGGAGCTCGAAGAGGCCGCGCGCCTCGACGGCGCCTCGTGGTGGCAGACGTTCTGGCGCATCCGCTTCCCCTACATCCGCCCGGTCTGGATCACCACGACCGTCATGGCGACCACCTTCGCCCTGCGCGGCTTCGACATCCCGTACCTGCTCACCAACGGCGGGCCCGGACAGTCGTCGGAGCTGTTGACCACCTACATGTACAAGACGGCCTTCGTCCACACCGACTACGGCTACGCCAGCGCGATCTCGGTCTTTCATCGTCGTGGAGTGCCTGGTCGCCGTCGGCCTGATCTTCCTGCTGCTGCGTCGGAAGGACGCGTGATGAGCACGACCCTCGCCCCCGCCCCCATGGCATCCGTTCCCCTCGAGCCCGCACCCGCACCCCGGCGCGTGCACCGCTCGCCGCGCCTGCGCGTGCAGCGCACCCTGCTGACCGTCACGGTCGTGCTGATCGTCGTGGTCCAGGTGTACCCGTTGCTGTGGCTGTTCCTCACCAGCTTCCGCACCGCGAGCGACTTCGCCGGCGGCGACCCGTTCGCCCTCCCGCGCGAGTGGACGCTCGAGAACTACTCCCGCGCGTTCGGCACCGGCAACCTGCTGCTGAACATCGGCAACTCGCTCATCGTGACCCTCGGGGCGAGCGCCCTCATCGTGGTGGCGGGCATGATGGCCGCCTACGCGCTGCAGGTGCTGGGCTTCCGGCTCAGCGGGTTCGTGCGCGCGCTGTTCCTGCTCGGCATCATCGTGCCGGTGCAGATCGCGCTCGTGCCGCTGTTCATCGACTACTCGCAGGTGGGGCTGCTCGACACGCACCTGTCGATGATCCTGCCGCTGGCGGCGTTCTCGCTGCCGATGGGCGTCTACCTGTTCTCGTCGTTCTACGAGTACATCCCGCGCGAGCTCTACGAGGCGGCGTCCCTGGACGGTGCCGGCCCGTACCGCATCTTCCTGCAGATCACGACGCCCCTGTCGGTGAACACGATCATCACCGTCGTCCTGGTGAACAGCATCTTCATCTGGAACGACTTCATCTTCGCGAACACCTTCGTGCTCTCCGACGGGCTCAAGACCATCCCGCTGGGCCTGCAAAACTACATCGGAGCGATGGGCAACACCGACTGGACGGCGACGTTCGCCGCGGTGTGCGTCACGGTGACGCCGCTGCTGCTGGTGTTCCTCGTGCTCAACAAGGCGATGATCGCCGGGCTCGAGAGCGGAGCGACCAAGGGATGAACGCGAGGACCCCCTCATGACCCACGACCATGCGCGACGTGGCGAAGGCGGCCGGCGTCTCGGTCGCGACCGTGTCGCACGTCGTCAACGACAAGCCCGGCGCCCGCATCGGCGAAGACGCGCGGCGCCGGGTGCAGGAGGCCATCGTCGCCCTGGGCTACCGCCCGAACGCGCTGGCGAAGACGCTGTCGGAGGGGAGCTCGCGCTTCATCGGGCTGGTGGCGGATGCCATCGCCACCACGCCCTTCGCCGGGCAGATCATCCACGGCGCCCAGGACGAGGCCTGGCGGCACGGTTTCGTGCTGCTCGTGGCCAACACCGAGGGCAACGCCGCCGCCGAGAACGACGCGATCGCGATGATGCTGGAGCACCAAGTGCGCGGCATCCTGTACTCCACCTGGTACCACCGCGAGATCGAGGTGCCGCCGCCGCTGCAGCACACCGAGACGGTGCTGGTGAACTGCTTCGCCGCCGACGACTCCTTCGCCGCCGTCGTCCCCGACGAGGAGCAAGGGGGACGCACCGCCACTGAGCAGCTGCTGGCGGCCGGGCATCGCCGCATCGCGTTCGTGAACACCACGTCACCTTCGCCGGCGCAGGTCGGTCGCCTCGCCGGGTACCGGGCAGCCCTCACCGCCGCGGGTGCCGACGTCGACGACGCCCTGGTCTTCGAGGCCGCTCCCGAGCAGGAGGGCGGCTACGACGT
The DNA window shown above is from Microbacterium proteolyticum and carries:
- a CDS encoding carbohydrate ABC transporter permease encodes the protein MSTTLAPAPMASVPLEPAPAPRRVHRSPRLRVQRTLLTVTVVLIVVVQVYPLLWLFLTSFRTASDFAGGDPFALPREWTLENYSRAFGTGNLLLNIGNSLIVTLGASALIVVAGMMAAYALQVLGFRLSGFVRALFLLGIIVPVQIALVPLFIDYSQVGLLDTHLSMILPLAAFSLPMGVYLFSSFYEYIPRELYEAASLDGAGPYRIFLQITTPLSVNTIITVVLVNSIFIWNDFIFANTFVLSDGLKTIPLGLQNYIGAMGNTDWTATFAAVCVTVTPLLLVFLVLNKAMIAGLESGATKG
- a CDS encoding LacI family DNA-binding transcriptional regulator, whose protein sequence is MRDVAKAAGVSVATVSHVVNDKPGARIGEDARRRVQEAIVALGYRPNALAKTLSEGSSRFIGLVADAIATTPFAGQIIHGAQDEAWRHGFVLLVANTEGNAAAENDAIAMMLEHQVRGILYSTWYHREIEVPPPLQHTETVLVNCFAADDSFAAVVPDEEQGGRTATEQLLAAGHRRIAFVNTTSPSPAQVGRLAGYRAALTAAGADVDDALVFEAAPEQEGGYDVAEAVVASGATGVFCHNDRVAMGLYDGLRERGLRIPDDIAVIGFDNQDVIAAHLRPPLSTVALPHYELGAAGVRTLLGLESPTTGARQLIACPSIPRESV